The genomic region GTTACCTGGCACATACCAGGCACTCACAGAAGGTGATTTCCTTCCTAGAGGAAGCCCTGGGGCAAtatggtttagtcaccaagtcctgtccgactccttgtgaccccatggactgtaccctgccaggcccctctgtccgtgggatttcccaggcaagagccctggattggtttgcatttcctcctccaggagatcttcccaacccagggatcaaacccatgtctcctgctttggcaggtagattctttaacactgagccacctgggaaggccgaAACTTCACATGCACCCACACGAATGCACGCGtgagtgcgtgcacacacacacacacacacatacatgcacggGCACACCCCTCCAGCCCAGTGCAGAAGAAGGGCCGAGAGTGAGGCCCCAGGCCAGACCAGACAGGGGAGGCACAGGGGACACATTTATTCTCCAGGAGTTCCAGGCTCTGGCAGGACTGGCCTGGCCTCGGGGGCTGCGGGCCCAGGGGGTGGGGGCTCAGATGAGAGCCCCAAGGCCTTCTGGGGCTCAGCCTCCTGGGCCTGGGCCAGCTGGGCTGTGTGCTCGAAGGCGGCCTGCAGCAGGTGGGAGGCGAGGCAGGTGGTCCAGGTGATGAGGTAGGCCAGGTGCCAGGAGGTGAGCGCTAGCGTGCTCTCCACCCACCAGCACAGACTCTTCAGCAGCGCCAGTGACCTCCGCACCACGCGGTTCTCCAGCAGAGCCTGGGGGCGGTGGGTCAAGTGGATGGGCAGGCGGCTGTCCGGAGCTCGCATGCCATGCTGCCTGGCTGCTAGGACCACCCCTACgaccccccagcccagcccagcccagtgtCCCAGGTCTAacctccccagcccagcccagcccagcccagtgtCCCAGGtctgccccacccaccccccggCCCAGCCACGCCCGCCCTCACCCACCTTCCTGGGCAACCGGCCCAGGCTGCAGCACTGGGCTTTCCGGTACAGTCTCCagaccaccagcagcagcagcaaggcagcCAGCATCAGGCTGTGCAGACATGACAGGAACAGGTCCGTCCAGGTGGCCGCAGACAGGCCCAgctgctcccaggcccccagccaccTTGGGGCCAGGCCCAAGGCGCGGGCACAGCCCAGCAAGCCTGCCCACACCAGCCTGGGCACCCGCAGCGCCAGGCACACGGGGACCTCTAGCAGTGTCAGCCCGGCCCGGAGAACCCGGCCCACGGGGCAGCCGGCGAtcttggggggtgggtgggaccCCTGGGCCTCCCGAGTCAACCCCGACAGCCAGTGGTTGAAGAGGAAGATCTTGAGGAGCAGGAAATTGTAGAGATGGGTCCGGTTCTGGACCAGCTACAGAAAGAGGAGACCGTCGTCACCCACTGCCACTCACTTGCCGCGGGGGCCCACCTATCCCAGACTTTCTGGTGCGGGTGGGGCTGCCAGGCCATCCCGGGCTGGGCCCTCCCCTTCtcaaggcctcagtttcccccacccCAAGAGTGATCTTTAACTGTCCACTTGGAAGGACTCCATCCTCAGGAGGGAGCTTTAGTAGGTGTTTCATattatatttggttttctttccactgggtttttttttttttctctctctctctctcttttttttttttttggtcacaccaggtggcttgcaggatcttagtttcccgactaaggatcgaacccatgtcccctgcaggggaatcacagagtcttaaccactggaccaccagggaattccctttcctTTAGGTTTCAATGGTTATTTACCACTCTCCAGACTAAGGTCAGGTTTGAAAAAGACTGGTGGGAAGGTCAACACTTAACTCATGGGAGTGACCCTCTGGAGAAAATTCTGCGGCTCTTCAGCTTGAGGGTGGGGCTTCTGAAAGCTATGGGATTACTCCAGGAGGTGGGCAGCCACCTCATTTCACCA from Muntiacus reevesi chromosome 2, mMunRee1.1, whole genome shotgun sequence harbors:
- the TMEM270 gene encoding transmembrane protein 270, whose amino-acid sequence is MEAVPPVRSSLSGTLLVVVKLSALLVQNRTHLYNFLLLKIFLFNHWLSGLTREAQGSHPPPKIAGCPVGRVLRAGLTLLEVPVCLALRVPRLVWAGLLGCARALGLAPRWLGAWEQLGLSAATWTDLFLSCLHSLMLAALLLLLVVWRLYRKAQCCSLGRLPRKALLENRVVRRSLALLKSLCWWVESTLALTSWHLAYLITWTTCLASHLLQAAFEHTAQLAQAQEAEPQKALGLSSEPPPPGPAAPEARPVLPEPGTPGE